One Azoarcus sp. DN11 DNA segment encodes these proteins:
- a CDS encoding metal ABC transporter permease: MIADGLLGPFADFEFMRRALAGCLALALGATPVGVFLLLRRMSLMGDAMAHAILPGAALGYLAFGLSLGAMTVGGIVAGLVVALAAGLVARSSILKEDASLAAFYLLSIATGVMIVSLRGRNLDLLHVLFGSVLALDDASLLLISAITTVTLVALALLYRPLVLECFDAAFLRGVSAASPIAHYGFLVLVVLNLVAGFHALGTLMAVGIMILPSAAARLWVKRLPAMLGLAVVIAFVSGVGGLLASFYADVPAGPAIILVTGIVYVLSLILAPGGMIGARLDRRPHLES; the protein is encoded by the coding sequence ATGATCGCCGACGGTCTGCTCGGCCCCTTCGCCGACTTCGAGTTCATGCGCCGGGCGCTCGCCGGCTGCCTCGCCCTCGCGCTCGGCGCGACGCCGGTCGGCGTGTTCCTGCTGCTGCGGCGCATGAGCCTGATGGGCGACGCGATGGCCCACGCGATCCTGCCCGGCGCCGCGCTCGGCTACCTCGCCTTCGGCCTGTCGCTCGGTGCGATGACGGTCGGGGGGATCGTCGCCGGGCTCGTCGTCGCGCTCGCCGCCGGCCTCGTCGCGCGCTCCTCCATCCTCAAGGAAGACGCCAGCCTCGCCGCGTTCTACCTGCTCTCGATCGCCACCGGCGTGATGATCGTGTCGCTGCGCGGGCGCAACCTCGACCTGCTGCATGTGCTGTTCGGCTCCGTGCTCGCGCTCGACGACGCGTCGCTGCTGCTCATCAGCGCGATCACGACCGTGACGCTCGTCGCCCTCGCGCTGCTGTACCGCCCGCTCGTGCTCGAATGCTTCGACGCCGCCTTCCTGCGCGGCGTCAGCGCCGCCAGCCCGATCGCGCACTACGGCTTTCTCGTGCTCGTGGTGCTCAACCTCGTCGCCGGCTTCCACGCACTCGGCACACTGATGGCGGTCGGCATCATGATCCTGCCGTCGGCCGCCGCGCGCCTATGGGTGAAACGCCTGCCGGCCATGCTCGGCCTCGCCGTCGTCATCGCCTTCGTCAGCGGCGTCGGCGGACTGCTGGCTTCCTTCTACGCCGACGTGCCGGCGGGACCGGCGATCATCCTCGTGACCGGCATCGTCTACGTGCTGTCGCTGATCCTCGCCCCGGGCGGCATGATCGGCGCACGGCTCGACCGCCGCCCCCACCTCGAATCCTGA